A genomic stretch from Streptomyces sp. QL37 includes:
- a CDS encoding PQQ-binding-like beta-propeller repeat protein → MEALRQDDPRRFGPYTALARLRTSASAVHFLARGEDRDDLAVVTAARPALASAPAFRRRFLSEARTAERLAGGWVQPPLASQDDDSLWTATAYVPAVTLAEAIGLAGPLPERAVRILGAGLAETLSRVHATGAVLQGLAPETVLLAEDGPRLTAFGPLGAAASAEAREGGQLSVRLGYLTPEQVEGREVGPASDLFVLGLLLAYAATGTTPLADGPAEEAAERIAHGPAELGAVPGDLRALIARCLAKDPDDRPGAGSAAAELALEGAAGLAKGGWLPAPLSAAVKDQAARVRALEAPVREETAGAPVRDDAEPTDAVPTGGGRGSGDIGEDSRTTRFLGTGTHAPRSDRATTQLAVPQEAATTVPPPSAPAQPYPYTYPAAAPQGTPAVSAPFPQAPPAAAPTTAPGPAAAPATSRRALLTAVAAGAAGLVLGGAAVSALGSDERASAADDKPAAEPRPTIPGRAPDPRWMYTHPAAAPAPRTAGIWRDRLLVLTDTAGATAVDLRTGRKIWERADAAGAQAVLAAGDSLCFLASPTEFLWLSPKDGRIVHRVRFVDQFTGVPNMKVATLTGLSGSVLWFSGSHTVTEKAPKPKKGKKPGKDRQVVKAYFFAYDIVRREELWRVSVPAGRAPGTPVHRLIAVRDTDIVVRQEPGTLTPADTAAAKGKASFRCFDRTTGKQLWTRQFGSVAPGGGAAGDGDGRLYGAVGDDLQAFDTGTGKPVWTLNATGSSVFGTPVPAGTLLHTTNRNQEVGAVERATGKQVWRRSTEVPLGGDAPKLTLSGGGKTLLAANTSQVTAFATADGRRLWKFQDIGAQDPEGGAAGTPYRVLATGRTAVVQRERAFYAFPVE, encoded by the coding sequence ATGGAGGCGCTGCGTCAGGACGATCCACGCCGCTTCGGCCCGTACACCGCGCTGGCGCGCCTCCGCACGAGCGCGAGCGCCGTGCACTTCCTGGCCCGGGGCGAGGACCGCGACGATCTCGCCGTGGTGACGGCCGCCCGGCCCGCCCTCGCCTCCGCACCCGCCTTCCGGCGCCGCTTCCTGTCCGAGGCCCGCACCGCGGAGCGGCTGGCCGGCGGATGGGTGCAGCCGCCGCTCGCCTCGCAGGACGACGACAGCCTGTGGACGGCCACGGCCTACGTGCCCGCGGTGACGCTCGCCGAGGCGATCGGCCTGGCCGGCCCGCTGCCCGAGCGTGCCGTACGGATACTGGGCGCGGGTCTGGCCGAGACGCTCTCCCGGGTCCATGCCACCGGGGCCGTGCTCCAGGGGCTGGCACCGGAGACGGTGCTGCTGGCCGAGGACGGCCCCCGGCTGACCGCGTTCGGGCCTCTGGGCGCCGCCGCCTCCGCCGAGGCCCGGGAGGGCGGGCAACTGTCCGTACGGCTGGGCTACCTCACCCCCGAACAGGTCGAGGGCAGAGAAGTCGGCCCGGCGTCCGACCTGTTCGTCCTGGGCCTGCTGCTGGCGTACGCGGCGACGGGGACGACCCCGCTCGCCGACGGCCCCGCGGAGGAGGCCGCCGAGCGGATCGCGCACGGGCCCGCCGAACTCGGCGCCGTACCCGGCGATCTGCGCGCGCTGATCGCGCGCTGCCTGGCGAAGGACCCGGACGACCGGCCCGGTGCCGGATCGGCCGCCGCCGAACTGGCGCTGGAGGGCGCGGCGGGCCTCGCCAAGGGCGGCTGGCTCCCCGCGCCGCTGTCGGCCGCCGTGAAGGACCAGGCGGCGCGGGTGCGGGCGCTGGAGGCGCCGGTCCGTGAGGAGACGGCCGGGGCCCCCGTGCGGGACGACGCCGAGCCCACCGACGCGGTGCCCACGGGCGGGGGACGGGGCAGCGGCGACATCGGCGAGGACAGCCGGACCACCCGTTTCCTGGGGACCGGGACGCACGCACCGCGTTCCGACCGGGCGACGACCCAGCTCGCCGTCCCCCAGGAGGCGGCCACGACCGTACCCCCGCCGTCCGCACCCGCCCAGCCGTACCCGTACACCTACCCGGCAGCCGCACCGCAGGGCACGCCCGCCGTATCCGCGCCGTTCCCCCAGGCTCCGCCCGCCGCCGCGCCGACGACCGCACCGGGCCCCGCGGCCGCCCCGGCCACCAGCCGGCGCGCGCTGCTCACCGCCGTCGCCGCCGGGGCGGCCGGGCTGGTCCTGGGCGGAGCGGCCGTCTCCGCCCTCGGGTCCGACGAGCGCGCGTCGGCGGCCGACGACAAGCCGGCCGCCGAGCCCCGCCCCACGATCCCCGGCCGGGCGCCGGATCCCCGGTGGATGTACACCCACCCGGCCGCCGCGCCGGCGCCGCGCACCGCGGGCATCTGGCGGGACCGGCTGCTGGTGCTGACGGACACGGCCGGGGCGACCGCCGTGGACCTCCGGACCGGGCGGAAGATCTGGGAGCGCGCCGACGCCGCGGGCGCCCAGGCGGTCCTGGCGGCCGGGGACAGCCTCTGCTTCCTGGCGAGCCCCACCGAATTCCTCTGGCTGTCGCCGAAGGACGGCCGGATCGTGCACCGGGTGCGCTTCGTGGACCAGTTCACCGGCGTACCGAACATGAAGGTGGCCACTCTCACCGGACTGTCCGGCTCCGTCCTCTGGTTCAGCGGCTCCCACACCGTCACCGAGAAGGCGCCGAAGCCGAAGAAGGGCAAGAAGCCCGGCAAGGACAGGCAGGTCGTCAAGGCGTACTTCTTCGCGTACGACATCGTGCGGCGCGAGGAGCTCTGGCGCGTCTCCGTCCCCGCAGGCCGGGCGCCCGGCACCCCGGTCCACCGGCTGATCGCCGTCAGGGACACCGACATCGTCGTACGCCAGGAGCCGGGCACGCTCACCCCCGCCGACACGGCGGCGGCCAAGGGCAAGGCGTCGTTCCGCTGCTTCGACCGCACCACGGGCAAGCAGCTGTGGACCCGTCAGTTCGGCAGCGTCGCGCCCGGCGGCGGGGCGGCCGGTGACGGGGACGGGCGGCTGTACGGCGCGGTGGGCGACGATCTCCAGGCCTTCGACACGGGCACGGGAAAGCCGGTCTGGACGCTGAACGCCACCGGGTCGTCCGTCTTCGGCACGCCCGTCCCGGCCGGGACGCTGCTCCACACCACCAATCGCAACCAGGAGGTCGGCGCGGTGGAGCGGGCGACCGGAAAGCAGGTCTGGCGGCGGTCCACCGAGGTTCCGCTCGGTGGCGACGCCCCCAAGCTCACGCTGAGCGGTGGCGGGAAGACACTGCTCGCCGCGAACACCTCCCAGGTGACCGCGTTCGCCACGGCGGACGGGCGCCGGCTGTGGAAGTTCCAGGACATCGGTGCCCAGGACCCGGAGGGCGGCGCGGCCGGCACGCCGTACAGGGTGCTGGCCACCGGGAGGACCGCCGTCGTGCAGCGCGAGCGGGCTTTCTACGCGTTCCCCGTGGAGTGA
- a CDS encoding C40 family peptidase produces MSRRFARTLCTAALAAVLAASPAVAEPSGPGPEPAPAPAAGAPGSVAGLLKQLQTLYRKAEEAGELYNGTEEQLRKRTAEAKKLRTQLATARRALNSGRRDAGRLARDQYQGSTDFSVYMRLLLADDPARALEQSHVIERAQAGRSAVVDRLTGAEKRAEVLAAKSRAAQERQRVLAERQKKQRDTVQSRLKGIEAMLASLSAEQLAAVARLEEKNIGAAQDALTASGALSSVRPPSEEGGEAVRYAVEQIGKPYVWGAEGPESYDCSGLTSQAWSTAGRTIPRTSQEQWRQLPKVPVGSLRPGDLVVYFPEATHVALYIGDGLVVHAPRPGATVKVSPLASNPLLGAVRPDPGGEPLSTYTLPELPEGATSGADTGYDAPDA; encoded by the coding sequence GTGTCACGCAGGTTCGCGCGCACCCTCTGCACCGCGGCTCTGGCCGCGGTCCTCGCCGCCTCCCCCGCCGTCGCGGAGCCATCGGGACCGGGGCCGGAGCCGGCACCCGCCCCGGCCGCCGGGGCGCCGGGGAGCGTCGCCGGACTCCTGAAGCAGTTGCAGACGCTCTACCGGAAGGCCGAGGAGGCCGGTGAGCTCTACAACGGCACCGAGGAACAGCTGAGGAAGCGGACCGCCGAGGCCAAGAAGCTCCGCACCCAGCTGGCCACGGCCCGGAGAGCACTGAACTCGGGGCGCCGGGACGCCGGTCGTCTGGCGCGCGACCAGTACCAGGGGAGCACCGACTTCTCCGTGTACATGAGGCTGCTGCTGGCCGACGATCCGGCCCGCGCCCTGGAGCAGAGCCATGTCATCGAGCGTGCCCAGGCCGGCCGGTCGGCCGTGGTCGACCGGCTCACCGGTGCGGAGAAGCGCGCCGAGGTCCTGGCGGCGAAGTCCCGCGCGGCGCAGGAGCGGCAGCGGGTGCTGGCCGAGCGGCAGAAGAAGCAGCGCGACACCGTGCAGTCCCGGCTGAAGGGCATCGAGGCGATGCTGGCCTCGCTCTCGGCCGAGCAGCTCGCCGCTGTGGCGCGGCTGGAGGAGAAGAACATCGGAGCCGCCCAGGACGCGCTGACCGCGTCGGGAGCGCTCAGCTCCGTCCGCCCGCCGTCCGAGGAGGGCGGGGAGGCGGTCCGCTACGCCGTCGAGCAGATCGGCAAGCCCTACGTCTGGGGCGCGGAGGGGCCGGAGTCGTACGACTGCTCCGGGCTCACCTCCCAGGCCTGGTCCACGGCGGGCCGGACCATTCCGCGCACGTCGCAGGAGCAGTGGCGGCAGCTCCCGAAGGTGCCGGTCGGCTCGCTGCGCCCCGGCGACCTGGTGGTCTACTTCCCGGAGGCGACCCACGTCGCGCTCTACATCGGCGACGGTCTCGTGGTGCACGCCCCCCGGCCCGGTGCCACGGTGAAGGTCTCGCCACTGGCGTCGAACCCGCTGCTGGGGGCCGTACGCCCCGACCCGGGCGGCGAGCCGCTCAGCACGTACACCCTCCCCGAGCTGCCCGAGGGCGCCACCTCGGGGGCAGACACGGGGTACGACGCCCCGGACGCATGA
- a CDS encoding diiron oxygenase, giving the protein MTTVTDEDIQALRDALGPLKDREQVAARLLEASAKHSFDPDTELDWDSAVEDGKWFWPPELVSLYDTPLWRKMSEDQRMDLARHEAASLASLGIWFEIILMQLLVRHIYDKSVTSKHVRYALTEIADECRHSMMFARMIEWGGAPAYPVPRRYHNLARVLKTVSTTPGSFAATLLGEEILDWMQRLTFPDERVQPLVRGVTRIHVVEEARHVRYAREELRRQMVTAPPWQRRLTRLNCGEAARVFSVCFVNPQVYENVGLDRHEAVAQVRASGHRAEVMQTGAKRLTDFFDDIGVLNGVGRRLWKSSGLLA; this is encoded by the coding sequence GTGACGACCGTGACCGACGAGGACATTCAGGCGCTGCGCGACGCGCTCGGTCCCCTCAAGGACCGCGAACAGGTGGCGGCCCGCCTGCTCGAGGCATCGGCCAAGCACTCCTTCGACCCGGACACCGAGCTCGACTGGGATTCGGCCGTCGAGGACGGCAAGTGGTTCTGGCCGCCCGAGCTGGTCTCCCTCTACGACACCCCGCTGTGGCGGAAGATGTCCGAGGATCAGCGGATGGACCTGGCCCGCCACGAGGCGGCCTCCCTGGCCTCGCTGGGGATCTGGTTCGAGATCATCCTGATGCAGCTGCTCGTCCGGCACATCTACGACAAGTCCGTGACCAGCAAGCACGTCCGCTACGCCCTCACCGAGATAGCCGACGAGTGCCGGCACTCCATGATGTTCGCCCGCATGATCGAGTGGGGCGGCGCGCCCGCCTACCCGGTCCCCCGGCGCTACCACAACCTGGCGCGGGTGCTGAAGACCGTCTCCACCACCCCCGGTTCGTTCGCCGCGACCCTGCTCGGCGAGGAGATCCTGGACTGGATGCAGCGGCTGACCTTCCCCGACGAGCGCGTCCAGCCGCTCGTACGCGGAGTGACCCGCATCCATGTGGTCGAGGAGGCGCGGCACGTGCGCTACGCACGCGAGGAGCTGCGCCGCCAGATGGTCACCGCTCCCCCGTGGCAGCGCAGGCTCACCCGGCTGAACTGCGGTGAGGCGGCACGCGTGTTCTCCGTCTGCTTCGTCAACCCGCAGGTGTACGAGAACGTGGGCCTGGACCGCCACGAGGCCGTCGCACAGGTGAGGGCGAGCGGCCACCGGGCGGAGGTCATGCAGACGGGAGCGAAGCGGCTCACGGACTTCTTCGACGACATCGGGGTGCTCAACGGGGTGGGACGCAGGCTGTGGAAGAGCTCGGGTCTGCTGGCCTGA
- a CDS encoding TetR/AcrR family transcriptional regulator has product MTSAPAAPPARAYRRLGVEERRAQLLGAALTLFAHRAPDDVSIDEVAAAAGVSRPLVYRYFPGGRQQLYEAALGSAAEQLTLCFAEPAVGPPTERVSRVLDRYLGFVDQHDAGFSALLRGGSVAETSRTSTIVDGVRRSAAEQILLHLGRGDGPGQEPAGPRLRMMVRTWIAAVEAASLIWLDEEKQPAASDLRGWLVDHLMALLAATAASDEETEAVVAELLSQETADGPAGRLATLIIPVAGRAAHLLPPG; this is encoded by the coding sequence ATGACCTCCGCACCCGCAGCACCGCCGGCCCGCGCATACCGACGGCTCGGTGTCGAGGAGCGCCGCGCCCAACTGCTGGGCGCGGCGCTCACGCTCTTCGCCCACCGGGCACCCGACGACGTGTCGATCGACGAGGTCGCGGCCGCCGCCGGGGTCTCCCGCCCGCTCGTCTACCGCTACTTCCCCGGAGGCAGGCAGCAGTTGTACGAGGCAGCCCTCGGGTCGGCCGCCGAGCAGCTGACGCTCTGCTTCGCGGAACCCGCCGTCGGGCCGCCCACCGAGCGGGTCAGCCGGGTCCTGGACCGCTACCTCGGCTTCGTCGACCAGCACGACGCCGGGTTCAGCGCCTTGCTGCGCGGGGGCAGTGTGGCCGAGACCTCGCGCACCTCCACCATCGTGGACGGTGTGCGCAGGTCGGCGGCCGAGCAGATCCTGCTCCACCTGGGCAGGGGCGACGGCCCGGGACAGGAACCCGCCGGACCACGCCTGCGGATGATGGTGCGCACCTGGATCGCGGCCGTGGAGGCGGCGTCCCTGATCTGGCTGGACGAGGAGAAGCAGCCGGCCGCCTCGGACCTGCGGGGCTGGCTGGTCGACCACCTGATGGCCCTGCTCGCGGCCACGGCGGCCTCGGACGAGGAGACGGAGGCCGTGGTGGCGGAGCTGCTGAGCCAGGAGACCGCCGACGGCCCCGCCGGGCGGCTCGCGACACTGATCATCCCGGTGGCCGGCCGGGCCGCGCACCTGCTGCCGCCCGGCTGA
- a CDS encoding ATP/GTP-binding protein, with the protein MDSAVSEAPLFTPRQRGPQERPEEPVQTWQLDHTRAPIATKIVVAGGFGVGKTTFVGSVSEITPLQTEALMTQASEETDDLSATPDKVTTTVAMDFGRLTLDDDLVLYVFGTPGQQRFWFMWDDLVRGAIGAVVLADTRRLADCFAALDYFESCGLPYIVAVNHFEGTTGYEEEDVREALTIAPHVPVVIMDARKRITVVESLLALVGHALDVAPE; encoded by the coding sequence ATGGACTCCGCCGTCTCTGAGGCGCCGCTCTTCACTCCGCGTCAGCGAGGGCCGCAGGAGCGGCCCGAGGAGCCGGTGCAGACCTGGCAGCTCGACCACACCCGCGCGCCGATCGCCACCAAGATCGTGGTCGCGGGCGGGTTCGGCGTGGGCAAGACGACCTTCGTCGGCTCGGTCTCCGAGATAACCCCGCTGCAGACCGAAGCGCTGATGACGCAGGCCAGCGAGGAGACCGACGACCTCTCGGCCACGCCCGACAAGGTCACCACGACCGTCGCCATGGACTTCGGCCGTCTCACACTGGACGACGACCTCGTCCTGTACGTCTTCGGGACACCCGGCCAGCAGCGGTTCTGGTTCATGTGGGACGACCTGGTGCGCGGCGCGATCGGCGCCGTCGTCCTGGCCGACACGCGCCGCCTCGCCGACTGCTTCGCCGCGCTCGACTACTTCGAGAGCTGCGGCCTTCCCTACATCGTGGCCGTCAACCACTTCGAGGGGACGACCGGTTACGAGGAGGAGGACGTCAGGGAGGCCCTGACCATAGCTCCGCACGTGCCTGTTGTGATCATGGACGCGCGTAAGAGGATCACCGTCGTCGAGTCGCTGCTCGCCCTGGTGGGCCACGCACTCGATGTCGCCCCCGAGTAA
- a CDS encoding styrene monooxygenase/indole monooxygenase family protein, with the protein MRKILIVGAGQSGLQLALGLQSNGYEVTLMSNRTADEIRSGRVMSTQCMFHTALQHERDLQLNFWESQAPKIEGVGVSVAGPDSSRVIDWVGKLDGFAQSVDQRVKMAGWMETFAQRGGQLVIHGAAVSDLDYFSRTYDLVMVSAGKGELVSMFGRDASRSPYDAPQRALAVAYVHGLGPRPEHPEFDAVRCNLVPGVGELFIMPTLTTTGRADILFWEGIPGGPLDAFQGIKDPSEHLAKTLELMERYTPWEYARATKVELTDANATLAGRYAPTVRKPVGRLPGGGLVLGVGDVVVANDPITGQGSNTASKCAHSYLHSILAHGDRPFDEEWMEATFERHWENTQHVVKWTNAMLAPPPEHVLNLIGASGQLQPAADRFANGFNDPADFDNFFFEPEKTNAYLASLTGAQG; encoded by the coding sequence ATGCGGAAGATACTCATAGTCGGAGCCGGCCAGTCCGGTCTCCAGCTCGCCCTCGGACTGCAGTCCAACGGGTACGAAGTCACCCTGATGTCCAACCGCACCGCGGACGAGATCCGGTCCGGCCGGGTCATGTCGACGCAGTGCATGTTCCACACGGCTCTCCAGCACGAGCGCGACCTCCAGCTCAACTTCTGGGAGTCACAGGCTCCGAAGATCGAGGGCGTCGGCGTCTCGGTCGCCGGGCCCGACTCCTCACGGGTCATCGACTGGGTCGGCAAGCTGGACGGCTTCGCCCAGTCCGTCGACCAGCGCGTGAAGATGGCCGGCTGGATGGAGACGTTCGCCCAGCGCGGCGGACAGCTCGTCATCCACGGTGCGGCGGTCTCCGACCTGGACTACTTCTCCCGCACCTACGACCTGGTGATGGTCTCGGCGGGCAAGGGCGAGCTCGTCTCCATGTTCGGCCGGGACGCCTCCCGTTCGCCGTACGACGCCCCGCAGCGCGCACTGGCCGTCGCCTACGTGCACGGACTGGGACCGCGCCCGGAGCACCCGGAGTTCGACGCCGTGCGGTGCAACCTGGTCCCGGGCGTCGGCGAGCTCTTCATCATGCCGACCCTGACGACCACGGGCCGCGCGGACATCCTGTTCTGGGAGGGCATCCCCGGTGGCCCCCTCGACGCCTTCCAGGGCATCAAGGACCCCTCGGAGCACCTGGCCAAGACGCTGGAGCTGATGGAGCGCTACACCCCGTGGGAGTACGCACGCGCCACCAAGGTCGAGCTGACCGACGCCAACGCCACGCTGGCGGGCCGTTACGCCCCGACCGTGCGCAAGCCCGTCGGCCGGCTGCCCGGAGGCGGCCTCGTCCTCGGTGTGGGGGACGTGGTCGTCGCCAACGACCCGATCACCGGCCAGGGCTCCAACACCGCGTCCAAGTGCGCGCACTCCTATCTGCACTCGATCCTGGCCCACGGCGACCGGCCGTTCGACGAGGAGTGGATGGAGGCCACGTTCGAGCGGCACTGGGAGAACACCCAGCACGTCGTGAAGTGGACGAACGCGATGCTCGCGCCGCCGCCGGAGCACGTGCTGAACCTGATCGGCGCCTCCGGCCAGCTCCAGCCTGCCGCCGACCGGTTCGCCAACGGGTTCAACGACCCGGCGGACTTCGACAACTTCTTCTTCGAGCCCGAGAAGACGAACGCCTACCTCGCCTCGCTGACGGGCGCTCAGGGCTGA